CGAGGCTCGAGCTACTTCTGGTTGCAAATTATCTCAGAAGTGCGATGTTTATTCGTTTGGGGTTGTCTTAATGGAGTTGTTGACTGGTCGTAAGCCTAATGCTTCATCTGAAAACAGTGGTGAAGAGCTTGTGTGTATTGTGAGGAGTTGGTTTAAAGAAGGGAAGCATTTGGACGAGATTTTAGACCAAGAGGTTATAAACAAAGGTTATGAAGAGAAGCAAGTTATTGCAGCCATTCATGTCGCCTTGAACTGCACGGAGAAGGATCCAGAGGTTCGTCCCAGGATGAGATCAGTATCTGAAAGTCTTGGTCGAATCAAGTTAGACTAATAGCTGAGAAAGCAAGGAAGTTTTGCAAATCCGAGTGTAAAATTTATGCACCATCATGTCTCGCTTCTCGAGAAGCTGTGCTTTTCTTTGTTTTGCCATGttgaagggtttagggttcttgATCATTGGGTTATTGTTATCAATTAAAATGGTTTGTTGTTTGTTTATCATCTTGATAACAATAACAAAGTTTGTAATAAAACAATGTTCCCATTAAGTTTTTCATGTTCTAAAGATCTCAAACATGATTATTTCAACAAACGTTGTAAGAATCTCATGACTTGTTACCAACGTTTTAAAACACACAATCTGACCAACCATTtcaaatcctactatataaaagggactaaattcaatGCTTTTgggactatccacctcagccaaaatattctcatcaataaaaaattagaaatatatgTCATTTgaaagataattaactaacatatgacttttgatatttctagaaatttcagaaatttcaaatttgtaactgctaatttattaatagaatcatatatttatattgtagttataaataaagagaaaataaaatattaatttataatatatatatatagtttataactttatattgtagttataaataaaaagaaaataaccgGAGAGGGTGAAAAAtctcatgtaaaattatgtaattaaaatggtaaaatggtgagtatgatgagatgaatctaagaaaatttattGTACAAATTATGATGTTTTCTTCGTCcactaaaatgatttaaaataaaatatatattcacataaataagtcaatatttgtttttttttggtaagatattaagattatcattttctgaaaggttacactgttgtttttaaacaacttattacaacaaggaaacaaaaacaaccaccaacaactcaaggtaaaaaaagccTTAAAGAGATCttatacaagaaaaataaaaaagaagtagagaagaggagaaagaagaacttgccGGGTAAGGGAGAAGACAGTcacgcatcatacggtcgagagaggcaaagatgactgatgaaggtgaagaGACAGGTGTGAACACACGAGCATTACGCTCTTTCCACAGCAGCTAGATGGCTGACTGAAAATAGAGCTTGATGACTGAAGTAGCATGTGCATCTGcgttgacgcgaggttgattgatccaggctgcaacatagtgtagatcagccggaggaaaaatccaaacttcagcagcaaaaggctcccatatcaagcgagagaaagagcactcaaagaagagatgatggtgagcctctatttccagattacaaaAGACGCACGTTCCTGAGACATTAACCTccaacgcctcaagcgatccttggttggcagtcttctctgcaaagccagccatgatataaacgcattacgtggaatatgttccttgaaccaaatattcttgtgccaatatttgttgttgatagtgtttatattcttttctgacattagtatccatattttttagtaaactgatccaaagagattagtttgtggagctaaccaaacgaggattatagtgtttactttggaaaaagtaataggttgaatgacAAATGGCGTGCGTGctttttcacatggaaatctgcacatatattaaaattgtaagatatgaatcatagagaaaatatagtgtatatgactgaagttggtccatttcgaaactaaagatggctaaaattcttctttgtcaaaatgcatagatgtgaatcttatatgaatagagttctccattgcttatagcagtgtaataaactccgtgtgtaaaagagaaaaaatgttatataagtgaaaacaaaaattatgattttttttcttgtgtctataggctcttcgcaatttgaagaagaaagaacatattgtgttAAAATCTTTGGCTCagtcaaattttatccagttgtttataaaactgttgttatctgattcatgtaatttttccagtgttgatttaaaagtcCAAAAGACCcatctatactgactttttgatatttttttctgtgatttgaatttaaaaagagataaaactttcgataagttatgtaaactcagaacaagtatttagctttagaaagcatttacatgtttcaaacttataatatatacatatataatgtttaaaattatgcatataaaaccaGTGTAAAATGTGCttgaatatgtttctcttctttaatgtgttaattgtactatatataacattattttaaaatttcaaaaagtttatgtcacatacaaaaaaccatcaataaaagatataattacaacaagaaaaatgaaaaattataaacatataaatttaaattaagaaaaattaacattggaaaaacaagaaattaatataaaagaaaaaaaccgacaaataatattataaataaaataaatttataagacacaatccgcgcgaagcgcgaaAAAAATCTCTAGTTTGTATAAAACGAGGCGAGTTTCATGATATAGAATCACAtgttgttttttattaaaagagaTTAATTAGATGTAACGTcttctgaagaaaaaaaaagaaaaagaaaaagaaagacttTTAACATCCAAGATTTAAGACCAATCAACGGGTCGTCACGTGTCGATAGGACCCACCCGCGAACAATGCAAAAATTCTTCCAAAATCAGTCTTTATTTCACACttctaaaaatcaatttttgcaAAAATAATGAGACCCACCACTAAGAAACCCACTTAAATCTCCCGCGTTAATTATGCTTTAAGCTAGATtagagtaaaattttaaaaatgtaattacTCTAAACACCAGGTTTgtacaatttcattaattattaacGTTTCGAATCTAACGTTACTTCTTAGCTTAGATAAGTGTCGGCTACACTAGCAAAAAGAACGGTCAGATCTGTATCCGTCCGTGAACGGTTAAATGATCCGGTTCGTTTAGCAACAAGCACAGAAGCTCAAGTAGACTCGCACgtagacaacaacaacaaagctaAACGCTATCGAAGGGCAAAACCGTAATCTCCAAAACCAGGAACGGTAGGTAGGTTTACTTGCGTTTTATCCCGCCTCTCATTCGAATTTCGAAATTGCTCTCTCCACACACGTGACTAGGTGAGcgcctctcctctctctctcgcaCGTGCCAACGTTTTGATCGTAACTCACTCACTCTCTTCCCCAAGAACACTCGCCGCTTCAAGAGTCTCACCAGTTCGTCAATCGCCTACTGAAGATTCAGAGGTAAACAAATCTCCATCCCTTCGATTTGACTATTAGTGACTTTAACACCGTTCTTGAGATTTATATTGAAATGACGGATTCGGATTTGAACTTGAGATTTCTCTAATTGACGAATCCGATTCTTGTTTTTTCAGCCACCGGATCTTGAAAATGGCAGAGGCGAGAGATCGATTGGAGAAGCCGGTGGATTACGCGGCGATATTTGCCAACAGACGCAGTCACGGTGTGTTGCTCGACGAGCCAGCGTCGCGTCTCGGTGTGTTCGAACATCCAGTTCGCAGATTACCGTCGGGTTCTCGGGTGTATCCACAACCTGGAGGCAATTACAGTTCATGGAGGCCTGGTCATGGGAATGGGAGTGGTCAGAGTCCGTTTAGATTCTCCCAGGGAAGAGAGAATGTGACTATGGCGTCTGCTAGGCGTGGAAGAGGTGGTGCTTCAGGGAGTTTGTTACCTTCTTGGTACCCAAGGACGCCTCTACGTGATATAACTCACATTATGCGGGTATATTGACTAACCCTTCTGGTTATAAATCAGTTTTGGGTGGAGCTTGGTTAGATGGAGAATGGTCTTGCTGAATTGCGATTGGTTTGTGTTTGAATCCATTGAAGTTAGGCTATCTTAGCGTTTTTTGTGTTAGATGAATCATAAAGCCAAAAGCTTGCTTAGCCTTTTTGTCTTTTGTGTGTTCATTCTGGTCTGATAAGGGTTTAGATTGACAATGGGTTTTGCTGAGTCTAAAAATCCACATTTGGGTCTCTTACCACTTCCTTTTCCAGCTTAATGATGATTTTGGTTTGTGTCTGAATCGTAGCTTTTCTTGTACTGACGATTTATTCTGTTTATGGCTATGTCAATTTCAGGCTATtgagagaaaaagaagagcTGGTATGGGAGTAGAGAGTGCCCTGGGGGGTGAGACTCCATCTCACCAACAAGTTCGTTTTCTTGAAACTCCGGTCGCATTGGCGGAAGATGAGCACAATTGCGTAATGATGACACCTGCTCCAGCTGTGGGATTGAAGCGTAGTTGCCCACCATCAACCGCTAAAGTCCATAAGATGTTGCTTGACATCACAAAGGAGATATCTGAGGAGGGAGAAGAAGCAGGGTTCATCACACCAGAGAAGAAGCTACTCAATTCTATCGACGTGGTGGAGAAGATTGTGATGGCGGAGATTCAGAAACTGAAGAGCACTCCTCTTGCGAAAAGGCAAGAGCGGGAGAAGAGGGTCAAGACTTTGATGTCTATGCGATGATCCCACACTTAGGAGAAGAGACACCAGAGGGAAGTACATCATCTTctgatgatatcaaaatcaaTCATTATCATCTTCTGATGATATGACTTCTACAAGTCCTTGCGTATATCATTTTCTTATGATTCATTCTACTAGAAAAGTTCAATCATCTTGTTGATGATTTTGTAAGATCAGGAATCATCTACTGATGAATATAGTTTTGATAGTTTTACACATTATGTTTGGAGTCTCCTCTGTATACATTTTTCCCTTGTAGATGAATCTCGTTCTTGTTGAGTTGAATAATTGTGAGTTGGTATGAATCCTTAGCTTTGCTAGTTTGTTTACTTTCAAGTTCAGAGAATAATTAAGATGTCATATATTAAGCTTTTGATGTACAAATACAATTGAATTTTAGAATCACAGTAGCTTAAGTTATTATAAGTATTTTTTCTTCATCACCAAATAAAAAGATTTCGCCAGAATTGAGAATAAGACATCAGATTTAATTggtaaaaactaaaacataatgGATTAGAGAACATAGTTAATGTATAACTAGACTTTgacccgcgcgcctgcgcggatgtatattttgaaaaatatgttgatatttgtttttcatgtaattattaggatttgaaaaatgaatccgaggaacataaccgataccgatccaaaaatatagtatcaaacccgaacataaattgattaaatattctaattattcaaaaaaatatttatttagagaaccgaatctgatctgAACCGAAGTATTCGGTTACCCAAATTGAtctaaaatagatttatatacttatatatattaattattttttagatttaatgtatataaaacatcaagaatgatacttttaaattggtttaaatacttgaaaatatatatagatagtcaaaagtaaatatctgaaatagttaaagtatactcaaatcaccaaaaatacttaaaataattattgattccatatccaaaattttaaatcaagccaattgatatgttaagcttaggtattctgacttgtgttattcaaatttatacgtaatatattattttatttatacattttgggaaatttaaaatatataatgatttaaaactttaataataatttatattagttatccaaacccgaaccaaacccgcaaagatccgaatcaaactcaaaccaaaatttaggaacattctaataaggctgaaatctttgatcccgaaaacccgaaatgaaaaccgatcagaaccaaacccgtatgggtacccaaaagcccatccctagtcattattatatatcgtattttgtcatcatataattaatcatattttatatgtaccttcatataagtaatcatataattaatagtattttatacataccatcatataaataattacatatattatatttttaaaacttaatatgaaatataaaaaccataatttgagttggtatttcaaattgggctttgtattgtatttttttatatatattgacaatattttttttataatggttattgaaaaatagtttagtaaaaatccatttttgaatatatgtatatttttgaatcaattttagatataaatcaactttgaattattattttgatttgaaatatgtatataaagtttaaattttgttaacggttagtttagaaaaaaaatttttaggcgattagattgacccattttggtatattttaaaactggcctagatagatagtttcttataatatgatgaactttcaatttttttaaaaaacataagcccattacattttgtcttaatactactatccttgttttcaaacaaattttttttaaaaaagactaCAATGCATGTTTCCAAACAccccaaattttttaataatcctATTCAAGtgtccaaacactccaattttgtacttgagttttaataagatagatgtaTAAAGAAGTAAACACCAACTGATTCAATAACCAAGAATATTAACAAGTTAACGGAGAGAATAAGAGATGTTTTTCTTTCATGAAAATAAAAGAGGTTATAGTAGTGTCTCAAAGGTGCCAAAATGAAGAGTTTTCAATCGCCAAATGACATCAAAACACAAATCACAAAGACCACAAGAGATTCAAAGTTTTTGTTCTGAGGTTTTTTTAGACAATGGGAGGATACTGCTTGGACTGCAGCTTAACCCTTTTCTTGTACTCAACTGCATCCTGCAGATATTTGAATCTCCATCAGTATCATAAACTCTCACAATCACTTTGGTTCATATGTTTCATAAACTATGCCATCAATTAGAGTAAGTACCTGAATGAAGAGATGGTAACCATCAGTTTGTGCAGGGTCAGCGGGGTTAGGGGTGTCAAGTAAATCCTGAATACCGACAAGAATCTGCTTCACTGTGATGGCTGGTCTCCATCCCTAATCAACCATTAACAACAGGGAGGTTGAGAGCATGATGAAGATCGATTTGGTCATGAAGAAAAGAGTGTACTTACGGAATCCTCGTTAAGGATGGAGAGACAGACTGTTCCTGATGGATAGACATTAGGGTGGAAAAAGCCTGGTGGGAATTTGCATTTTGGAGGCTTGCTTGGATAGTCCTCGCTGAAGTGCATCGTTAATGGAAAGTATCCACCTTCCCAATCAGTCTGTAGTGTCAAGCAAATTCACTATGAGTATAACCCCTAGCAATCACTCTTATCAACCAACCAAGGCAACCATTTGAGGAAATCTAAAAGCCAATTAAATCTCAAACTAAGTGTACGATAGATATCAGAGTTCAGATACTAAGCGCATTCACAACAAATAATGGGACAATCAGTCTACAGTGTCGTGTAAAATAGCTAATTATACTACGAACATAATGATTAGCACTAAAACTCTTATTAGCAATGAACCAAGTTAAATAAGCCAAGTTCAAATGCAAAAAAACAAGATCAAGACCACAACATTTATGCACCAAAATTTCAAAAGCTTGAATTCAGAACACCATAAGTGAAGATAAATAGTGAGGTTAAAGAATAACTGAGACAATATAATCAGTCTACAGTGTCGTGTCAGGTAGCTACGAATAATACTAAAGAAATGGATAGCAATTACTTTTACACTAAAACTCTTATTAGGGATGAACCAAGTAGAAAAGTCTAAGTAAGATACACAGCAGAGTTCAACTTAAAACGCAAGATCGAAAAGACCACAACTTTATGGAAACCACAGGTGAAGATACATAGTGAGATTACAGCTACTCTTTCTACTAACATTCAAAACCAATAACGGTACAAACAGTCTTAGAGTGTCGTGTACACTGTACAGAGTAGAGTTCGAATTCAAAATGATCATCAAGACATGGGAGAGATACAAGAAGAATGAAGCTTataaagagaaacaaaacagaaCCTACACACTTACCCCAGCTTTACCAGGAATAGTGCAATGCCACACCATCAGATTCACAGACCCATCAGTCAAAGTCTCCGGCTTCGCCACAAACCCCTAATTTCACCATCAATAAAGAAGAATCAGAGACCATAAACCATACCTACGGATCAAAAATGGAAATTTACAGAAGAAGAATATAAGTACATGAGGATGATTCTTCCTCCACGATTTCCTTTCCTCAGCCAAACGACCACGAGCGATTCCACTAGCCATCTCTCTCTCAACAATCTCTCTTCTGCTCTCCAAACTCTttatctctctatatataacTCGAAGCAGACGAAGAAGTGTAAGTTACAGATTTACCCCTATGTTAAAGCCGGGAAACGGCTGTCGGAGAATCGTACGGTCCAGATTCCGCGGCGGATGAATGTCCTTTCGTTCTACTTCCTTTAATTAAATTGACCGGTCAATTCTtaaattaaaagaaagaaaaagtcaATGGATAATGTGGCGTGAAACCTACGCGATGAAAAAGCTTGCTAAGAGTGAACATTTTATGTGGATCTGAAAACCGAACCGGAAAGTAATCaaccgaaccaaaaatttacaagtatttATTAAATCCAAGATTCTTTTACCCGAAAGAATTAGAACCAAAAAAACCGATCCGAACAGATTTGCATCCAAAAAAAATCGATCAGAATAGATCCAACCCAATAAAAACTGATTCTcgagttaaaaacatgaatattcaaactaaaatttttgtgttttattttctaCTCTCTATTTATCAGGGGGTGTTAGTGGAGATGAGATTTATAATGAgtcttaaaatttataaatctagtgttattggtttatagattttcatattctcattaaaatctattgttattggtttgatgattctataattctatacaaaataatttgttattcaaaaagtttagattttaatgattcTGCAAATCTATTAAACTAAGTTTTATTGGGAGTTGAATTCTTATCATTGTAACTCACAAATTAAGATTTGAGAATACTACATGTTTACCTTGAATTTTCAGAATCATTACATTACtttattttcatagatttttaCAATATACAAAATTCTCTACATCTTtttccaaatttaaaaaatctttcaacttttaaaatcaacaaactctATAGAAATCTAAGTCCCACTAACACCCCCTTAAAAagtgtcattttagtttttttttacttgttacataaaaaatatcattttagatTTTCAATGCAGTTTTTACTTACTTTCAGGTGAATATTAGTTGTaaaatacattgatataataaataaacttatttatctcaaatattattggtcaattagatgtaattaattaaaaaataaatacatttatatcattttcttaatatgtgtgaaaagtgtcTGCAGTGATACTTAtaataaaagagagagagtatattttattttatgatttagttgagatctatttttgttaacaatctttgttattatttttgttgaaaTTTCAAGTAATACGAAgctttatatctaaaatttagaatttaatttttttttgttttaactgttgttaataatttattttaagttacttgtaagattttatatatttataatatcgactaaatttgatgggaattgaatattttgtgtcattttcAGATCGTAAATATTCGAATTTGATATGGACTTGAAAATTATGGATAGTTTacatgtattttatttatagactAGTATTAACCCCGTGCATTCGCACggtattatttttgttaaaaataaaacctAAGTTCAGTTATACATAGATAACTAAAATTACATGTATAAAATCAAAAAGAGATGAGTATACATAAAAATTGTTAACACACTTTTAGTTTAAAGTTtcctgttttatttatttttgtcttgCCTTTCATGTTTAACAATTAACATGTAGTTTATGGCTTCTTTGGTTTATTATATCCATTAATGTATTTACTATTCCATcttcaaatgaaaaaaaatcttacaaatCCAACTAAAAATATCAGCATGTAACAGAGAAACATCAATCTATGAGGCAAATTAAGAAGTAAAAGTCAGTaaacaatgaaaaaataatttcatctgaatatataagataaatgatAAGGAATACATTACACTTGACTAAACCATGCAGACTCtagtaaatactctaaatataaaTGGTATGTTGATGTGAAAGCAAAGTTGAGAAATTATATACATAGAGAACCGTCAAAATACCTTTGAGATTAAGAACATTTAtgaatttgattgtt
The nucleotide sequence above comes from Brassica napus cultivar Da-Ae chromosome A9, Da-Ae, whole genome shotgun sequence. Encoded proteins:
- the LOC106368184 gene encoding protein GIGAS CELL1; translated protein: MAEARDRLEKPVDYAAIFANRRSHGVLLDEPASRLGVFEHPVRRLPSGSRVYPQPGGNYSSWRPGHGNGSGQSPFRFSQGRENVTMASARRGRGGASGSLLPSWYPRTPLRDITHIMRAIERKRRAGMGVESALGGETPSHQQVRFLETPVALAEDEHNCVMMTPAPAVGLKRSCPPSTAKVHKMLLDITKEISEEGEEAGFITPEKKLLNSIDVVEKIVMAEIQKLKSTPLAKRQEREKRVKTLMSMR
- the LOC106368183 gene encoding SUMO-conjugating enzyme SCE1, whose product is MASGIARGRLAEERKSWRKNHPHGFVAKPETLTDGSVNLMVWHCTIPGKAGTDWEGGYFPLTMHFSEDYPSKPPKCKFPPGFFHPNVYPSGTVCLSILNEDSGWRPAITVKQILVGIQDLLDTPNPADPAQTDGYHLFIQDAVEYKKRVKLQSKQYPPIV